The genomic window CTTGCATATTCTGTATCAGGATTAAGAAGGAATATTCTAATTTTACCACCGTTTCTAAAAATAGTTTTAGCATGAAAAAAAAGCAAAGGCTGTATATTAGGTGACCATGTTTGCACAAGGTCAAAATTCTTCCCATTTGTAACAGCCTTATATATATCATCATAGGTTAGTCTTTGGACTATATTTGATAGACCATAATCAAAAAGTTGCTGACCTTGTAGGCTATTATTCAATATTTTTATCAGCTCAGCTTTCATGGAAGTCAGAGCGACAGAATCCAGCATAATTGAAATTACTCCCGTTATAACAAGAGGAACACCAAGCTCCCTAAATCCCTGACGTATATTAGTGTAATCATCAGAAAGTAGACTAGGAAAAACAAAAAGAAATAGCATTCCAGCAATGATTAAAGCCATAGCAACAATTATTAGCTTGCTATCAAAAATACGTTTTAGATTCATAGCAATTAACCATATCAAGTGAAATTATTAAGACGGTTAAACTATATTATGAAAAATAATTTACAACAACCACTATTTATATAGTCATTATCTACGGACAGGATATTGACGCTATGCTGGAATAAGAAAAAGGCTATAATACATCACCGTTCCATACTCGGCGCACGAGCATTGTCACGCGTGGTAGCTTTCCGTTGTTCCATAAATTCCTGTTTGCGACGTTCTTCTTCAGATTGCGCTCTTATCTCTTCAAAGCGCTTAGTATCACCTTGTAGTTCTTGCTTTTCCTGCTCTAACCGCTGTTGCACCTGCTTACGATTTTCTATGAAACGCTCACGGTCAGCCTGTTGCTTGGCGAGCAAATCATCTTTTTGTTGCCTGTCACGCGTTGCGGCTTGTTGGCGTTCTTGTTCGTTTTGTTCCAACGTCTTTTTGCGTTTACCTATTATATAATCAACCAGCCCCCACAAACCATGACGGATACGCGCTTGCCGTTCAGTTTCTTCTCGTTGTTGGCGTTGCTGTATAGTCTGCGCCAATGCCTCAGCCTTAGCTTGCTGTTGTGTTTCCAGTGTTTTGTGTTGCTCTTCGGTTTTACGGGCTTTTTCTTGACTTTCACGTTCCACCTTCTGCTGGAAATTCTGCATTTTTTGCAACATTTCCTGTGCAAATTCAGCTTTACTAACCGCTACAGATGGTAATGCTTTAGCATCACCCAAACGTTCTTTAATCTGTTTAGGCTTAATGTCACACCATTTAGATAGGGAATAGACTTCACCGTTATGGTCAATAGCAACAAAGCCACGCCTATCCCCACGCGCTAGCTTATAGCCTCTTTCCTGTAAAGCATGGGTAAAGGCTGCTTTGCTATCCGAAATTGCCCACGCATCCTGAAACTGCGTTTTTACATCACGCGCATCTTTGCCGATCCGTTTTGCTTGTTGCCATTCGGCAAGCGTGAAATTGCGTGGGTCGCGCTCCTCAGAATTGACCAGTCCACGCGGCATTTTCCAACCATGCTCTATATAAAGCTCGCGTGATAATTCCTTCAGCTTGTTCTTGCTGTAGGAAAGTTGCACCGCCCGCATTTCCTCGCTATCAATACGCGACCACACTGCATGGCAATGACGGCGACCTTCTTTCTCATGAAAGACGATAGCGCGTGGTTGTCCGATCAAACCAAGTTTTTCTTCAACCTGTCCAATAGCACTTTCAAAGTCTTTATTACTGACTTCTGTTTCTTTCGGTGGATTGAGCGAAAGAGAAAATAAATGCTGTTTGCACTTGGTGGCACGGCTCATGGCGTAGCTTTCATTGAACGCCCCCATGAGCGTGTCCGAGCAGAAACCTCGTATCTCATGCACTTCAACACGCTCATTTTCCTGCTTCATAAGATGTAAGGCTAAATCTTTAGCATTACCACGCTGATTGCCAACCAAGATCATGTTCTATTCCTCAGCCTTTATCCCAAGAGCGGTAATCAGGTGATAACGGATAAGCCGAATATCAGAGCAAGCGTGCATAATTTCCTGCTGCACATCGGCTGGCACATCGGCACTGCCTTGTTCCAACGCATCCAGAAAATCTGTGAGCTTGGTAAGCATATTCATCTTACCAAGCATCCCAAGTGCCATAGCCAGTTTTCTACTATCCTCAATAGGTGAGCGGCGGCGCGGTGTTTTCTTGCCGCTGAATATCACAGCCTTGATATAGGCACTGAGAGCTTGCCCCGCCGCCATATTTTCCAACCACACACGTTCTTTATCAGTCAGACGGATAGAAAGCGGAGGAGTACGCTTCTTTCTTGTCTTCTTTTTGGGAAGGGCAGCACCCGCATTAAAATCGGCATTAAGCGAAACATCAGTATGAATTGAAGAACCAATCATAGGCTTGGCTCCTCAAGGTCATAATTAATGTAAGAAAGTTGTTTATTCCAATCTTCTAGGGTATCAAAAAGGTCATCGTGCGCATTTGAAGAATCCTCTTCTTGGTGCGCCATATTTTTGCTCATAAAAATACTGGAAAATCAATACTGTATAGCAAGAAAATATTTTTTATAAAGTTAATAAATTTCCGATAATTCTAGTATTTTTTCTGTATTTTTCTCCGAATCTTTGGAAATTCTGTCAAAGTATTTTTAGAGCAAACTACATAAAATATTTATGTATTTTTCTGACGTGTGAAAGCTCTTTAATTGTCCAAACCTTCGGAGTAGTTGCGAAGGTTTGCAAACAATTACATCCCAGCACTATAACTTAAATCTATTTCTTAGCCCCAAACCGAATAAAAATAACAGAACAAACGCAAGTATACTCTGGAAAAAAGTGAAAAGCGAAAGTAATCCCCCTAAATCATATTCTGAAAATAGAACTTCACTAGCCTCATTCATTACATTACGACCTATAGGAACAAATGGAAGCATCTGTGAGGCAGAAAACACCATTGCTACACCTAGATAGTAATACCATAAATCCCATGTCATCCCAGACAAACAAAAATATACTAAACTAAAAGCCAACCAAACAAAAATTATCCACCAAAAAGGCTTTGCTATGCTGCGTCCATAATTACTCAACAAATCATACCAGAATTCTAGGTTGAACCAAAAGAAACAGCGATGTTTGCACGCCGCGCGCATTTCCATAGCGTGAAAATCAAGAGCCTTGTCATGATCTTTATTTGCTCCAGCTAGCTCTTTTAATCGTCTGGCACGGGCAACATCTTCTTTATCTACAGCAATTTTCCTTCTAGTCCAATAGCCGTTAGGAAAGAACCTGCCCAACCAGCCGAGCGGCTTACCATCTTCTAGCTGTAACTCGCATCTAAGACCGCTTAAATCAACATGATTAGTTGTCTTGGTACCAGTAAGGTCAACTATACAACCAAATTTTTCCTCAGAAGAAATATCAAAGACAGAATTAAAAGCGGCGTATTTGAAACTAAATTTTTTAACTTTATCCACACCGATAAGATTAGTAAATACAGCGTCGTCAGAAAATTTACTAGAATAAAAACTTACATCACTATTGGCAAATCTTGCGTTATTAAAATTTATAAAGCCATTGAACTGCGCTTCATCAAAGACCACTTTACCATCACCGAATTTAGTGTTATAAAAATCTACATCAGGAAACTCTGCCTTGAAAAAAATTGCGTTATCTTCAAATTGCGCACATTGAAATTGTGCAGAACCTTTGAATCTAGTATTGGTAAAATCTACCTTTTCAAACCGTGTATTATGAAATGCTACTTTATTACCACTAAATCGTACACCTTGAAAATTTGAATAACCTTTGAATTGTGCCTCCAAAAAACTCACTTCACCATCATAAAATTGGGTGTCGCAAAAATATGCATCAATAAACTTTGTCTTAAAAAAATCAGCTTTCCTACCAAACTTTGAATATTCAAATCTAATATATCCACAAAACTCCGCTTCAGAAAAATTTACATTTGCGTGAAAGCTAGTTTCACAAAACGTTGTATTGTTATGAAATTTAGCATTGCAAAAATGTACATCACTATAAAACTGTACTCCACAAAAACCTGCATGTCCGCTAAACTCGGCTTCATTAAATATTACTCTACCCAAAAATTTAGATCCGCTGAAGATAGCTGTAGCTTCAGTAAATTTAATACCTCTAAAATTTATTTCACCTTCTGGGAAGTTCATCCCATCGAGGGATATATTATTGGCAACAAAATCAATACCTCTAAAATCTATATGAACTGCCCTATTCTTTGCTACCCAATCATTCCACTTATCTTTTCCATTTTTCAATAATTTAAGTAGCTCATCACCAGATAAAATTACTGCTTTACTCTCTCCACTAGACATTAGTTAACCTTAGATAACAATTATTTTTATTGTCATCATAGATTATAACATTAAGCTATAACTCACAAGGCTTAGTCACCTTTTACCAAACACTCTCTCAAGCGGTTAGCTATATTCTCTAATAGCTTAAGATACATATCCTCACCTACCGCCATGTCCGCCCCAATTGGGTCAATCTCAACTACTTTTATATCCATCCCCTCAACCACTGTCCCGATCAAACGGTCAGAAAATTGTGGCTCACGCAAAATACATTTTGTATTTGCTTTACGAATTTTATCACGAATTTCTTTAATACGCTTTGGTGACGATAATTCATGCGGCTCAAACGTAATCGCCCCTACCCCATTCAAACCATAGAATTTCTCAAAATATTGATAAGCGTCATGCGACACAATAAAAGCCTTATCATTAAAACTCGAAACCTCTTCTTTAATTTTCTGGTCAATATTGTTTATTTTTTTGATATATCTCTTGGAGTTTTCCTCATAAACCGCTCTATTCTTGGGATATAGCTTACCTAACTCCCTAGCCACATAGTTGACTATAAGCCGCCCATTCTCCGGTGAAAGCCAAACATGTGTATCATATTGTTTATGAGTTTCCTCATGATTATGTTCGTATAAATGCCAGTCCCATAATCCACCCTTACGCACCGGTAGCAATTTTAGCCCTGAGTCATCACTAACAGAAAATCTTTTCACTTTTATTGGTATAGCCCGCGATATATCGGTCATGAATGTCTCAAAATTCTTATCAACATAAAAAATAACATCCGCCCCTCTTATGAGTTTCATCTGTGATGGTTTGAGCTGAAAATCATGTGGGGAATTACTCTCATCTAACAAAAGCCTCACCTTAGCTTTATCACCCACTACAGCGGATACTAATGAATGCAGAGGCTTGATGGTCACAACAATGTCCCCACCATCACATTGCTCGCCTGCCACCGCACCTAGCAAATAACAATTTGATATTAAATAAAAAAATAGTATATATATAGATCTTCTCATCATCACGTCACTTTTATATTTATCTCTTGCGTAATTAATATTATGTTATAACATAACACTATGTGACATAACTAGATAGTATAGTCACGAGAAATTTTAATCCATCAAATTAATAAAAATGTATAATTGCGATAACCATAGAATATGCGTAAACGAAGCGATACAAAAAGCAAAACAGCTTTGCGACGAAGGCGGACTTCGTTTTACCGAGTTGCGACAAAAAACTTTGGAAATTATCTGGACAAGCCATAGACCAGCCAAAGCGTATGATATACTTGATAGGCTAAAAACTAATGACAGTTCGGCGAAACCTCCCACCGTATATCGCGCCCTTGACTTTCTTATTGAGAATGGTCTCATCCATAAATTAAACAGCCTAAACGCCTATATTGGCTGTTCACACCCTCTTGAGTCACATGAATGTTATTTTCTCATCTGTGATAAATGCCAAGATGTTATGGAATGCTGCGATAATCGCCTAACCGGAGTTATCACCGACACGACCAACAAAAAACAATTCTCCCCTAAACAAATAACTCTGGAAATTTCTGGAAAATGCAAAGAATGTAATAAACAGAAATAAAAATATGACCAAATTAATCCAAGCGAGAAATATAAGCGTTATAAGGCAGGAAAAGCATATTCTAAAAAACGTATCTCTATCAGTTAACGCACAAGATTTCATAACTATTATTGGTCCAAATGGGGCTGGAAAATCCATGTTACTCAAATGTCTTATGGATTTTTACAAACCAGATACTGGAACAATCATCAGAAAGAAAGGCTTAAAGTTAGGCTATGTACCACAACGTATTATTCCAGATAGCACTATCCCGATTACTGTCCATAATTTTCTGAAATTACATAAAAAATACAGTTCAGAGATATTTGAAAGAACAGTACAAGATACTTCTACTGAGCATTTATTAAAAAAACAACTATCTGTATTGTCAGGTGGAGAGCTACAACGTGTTTTATTAGCGCGTGGTTTACTTGGCAATCCTGAATTACTCATACTTGATGAGCCAGCACAAAATCTTGATATTTCTGGACAAATTGCTTTCTATAAGCTGCTAGAGAAAATCTATAAGGAAAATCCTATAAGTATTTTAATGGTATCGCATGATCTACATATGGTCATGGCATCAACCA from Rickettsiales bacterium includes these protein-coding regions:
- a CDS encoding ATP-binding cassette domain-containing protein; this translates as MTKLIQARNISVIRQEKHILKNVSLSVNAQDFITIIGPNGAGKSMLLKCLMDFYKPDTGTIIRKKGLKLGYVPQRIIPDSTIPITVHNFLKLHKKYSSEIFERTVQDTSTEHLLKKQLSVLSGGELQRVLLARGLLGNPELLILDEPAQNLDISGQIAFYKLLEKIYKENPISILMVSHDLHMVMASTKQVVCLFHHICCSGAPHIVTKDPEFISLFGNDMANMMAVYQHSHNHNHREEYNA
- a CDS encoding pentapeptide repeat-containing protein, with translation MSSGESKAVILSGDELLKLLKNGKDKWNDWVAKNRAVHIDFRGIDFVANNISLDGMNFPEGEINFRGIKFTEATAIFSGSKFLGRVIFNEAEFSGHAGFCGVQFYSDVHFCNAKFHNNTTFCETSFHANVNFSEAEFCGYIRFEYSKFGRKADFFKTKFIDAYFCDTQFYDGEVSFLEAQFKGYSNFQGVRFSGNKVAFHNTRFEKVDFTNTRFKGSAQFQCAQFEDNAIFFKAEFPDVDFYNTKFGDGKVVFDEAQFNGFINFNNARFANSDVSFYSSKFSDDAVFTNLIGVDKVKKFSFKYAAFNSVFDISSEEKFGCIVDLTGTKTTNHVDLSGLRCELQLEDGKPLGWLGRFFPNGYWTRRKIAVDKEDVARARRLKELAGANKDHDKALDFHAMEMRAACKHRCFFWFNLEFWYDLLSNYGRSIAKPFWWIIFVWLAFSLVYFCLSGMTWDLWYYYLGVAMVFSASQMLPFVPIGRNVMNEASEVLFSEYDLGGLLSLFTFFQSILAFVLLFLFGLGLRNRFKL
- a CDS encoding metal ABC transporter substrate-binding protein, producing the protein MLGAVAGEQCDGGDIVVTIKPLHSLVSAVVGDKAKVRLLLDESNSPHDFQLKPSQMKLIRGADVIFYVDKNFETFMTDISRAIPIKVKRFSVSDDSGLKLLPVRKGGLWDWHLYEHNHEETHKQYDTHVWLSPENGRLIVNYVARELGKLYPKNRAVYEENSKRYIKKINNIDQKIKEEVSSFNDKAFIVSHDAYQYFEKFYGLNGVGAITFEPHELSSPKRIKEIRDKIRKANTKCILREPQFSDRLIGTVVEGMDIKVVEIDPIGADMAVGEDMYLKLLENIANRLRECLVKGD
- a CDS encoding Fur family transcriptional regulator, with protein sequence MYNCDNHRICVNEAIQKAKQLCDEGGLRFTELRQKTLEIIWTSHRPAKAYDILDRLKTNDSSAKPPTVYRALDFLIENGLIHKLNSLNAYIGCSHPLESHECYFLICDKCQDVMECCDNRLTGVITDTTNKKQFSPKQITLEISGKCKECNKQK